From Micromonospora auratinigra:
GCTCCGGGTCGGCGCCGTGCCCCTCGTGCCGGACCAGGTCGCTGCGCTCCCCCGGGCGGCCCTCGGCGTCGAGCGGGAAGACGGCCACGCTGCCCCCGCCGTAGTTGGCCACGAACAGGTGCCGCCCGTCCGGCGCGACCGCCAGGTGGCACGGCTCCGCGCCCCCGGTCGGCCGGACGCCGACCGGGTCGAGGTCACCGTCGGGGGCGACCCGGAAGGCGCTCAGCTCCCCCTCGTCGGACAACTCGTTGACCGCGTACAGGAGCGGCAGGCTCGGGTGCCGGACCAGGAACGACGGCGACCGGGTGACCGCCACCGTGCCGAGCACGGAGAGCGCCCCGGAGACCGGGTCGCGGCGTGCGGCGACGATCCCGTCGGCCCGTCCGCCCATCTCCGCCGTGTACCCACCGATGTGGACGATCGTGTCCTGCCCGGTCACCGCTGCCCCCTCCGCCCGCTGTGTCGATCAAACCAGAGGCTTCCCCGTGAGCCGGCCGGTTAGCCGCGATTTCCCGTACCGGTTTCCGCCGGGCCGGCCCTCAGCCCACCGGCACCGGCTCACCACGCTGCCGGGCGACGTGCTCGACCAGGGAGATCAGTACCAGCTTCGCGGACTGCCGGTCCCGGGCGTCGCAGAGCACCAGCGGCACCTCCGGGTCGAGGTCCAGGGCGTCCCGGACCGCCTCCAGGCTGAACCGGCGGGACCCGTCGAAGCAGTTCACCCCCACCACGAAGGGGATGCCGCGCTGCTCGAAGTAGTCGATCGAGGGGAAGCAGTCGGCCAGCCGGCGGGTGTCGGCGAGCACCACCGCGCCCAGCGCACCGAAGGCCAACTCGTCCCAGAGGAACCAGAACCGGTCCTGACCGGGCGTACCGAACAGATAGACCTGGAGATCGTCGTTGATGGTGATCCGACCGAAGTCCATCGCCACGGTGGTGGTGGTCTTCTGCTCCACCCCGGAGGTGTCGTCGGTGCCGATCCCGGCGTCGGTCAGCACCTCCTCCGTCTGCAACGGCCGGACCTCGCTCAGCGCGCTGACCAGCGTCGTCTTGCCGGCACCGAAGCCGCCGGCGATGAGGATCTTCAGCGCGAGCGGGACCCGTGGGCTGGTCGCCTCCCGGTCAAAGCGCACGGAGTCCACTGACCACCGCCTTGAGGATGTTGTCGTCGGGCAGGAACGCGGCGGTCGGCGGCTGGTGCACCGCGACGAGCCCCCGGTCGAGGAGGTCGCCGAGGAGCACCCGGACCACGCCCACGGCGAGGTCCAGGTCCGCGGCGAGGTCGGCCACCGCGACCGGCCGCCGGGCCAGCTCGACCAGGCGCCGGTGTTCCGGCTGGAGACCCGGCACGCCGGTCGCGTCGGCCGTCGCCGCGGCCAGCACGAAGGCCACCAGGTCGAAGCTCGCGGCCGGCCGCACCCGACCCCCGGTCAGGGTGTACGGCCGGACGACCGGCCCGGCCGCGGCGTCCAGCCACTCGTGCTGCGGCCCCGGCGGCTCAGCCCGCATGGCCGGTCCCCGCGGCGGTCCGGGCCGGCGTACTCAGGTTCTCGCCGACCCGGATCACCAGCATCGCCATCTCGTACGCCACCAGACCGATGTCGGCGTCGGCCTCACTCACCACGGCCAGGCAGGCGCCCTGCCCGGCGGCGGTGACGAAGAGGTACGCGGACTCCATCTCCACCACGGTCTGGCGGACCGCGCCGCCGGCCAGGTGCCGGGTCGCCCCCCTGGCCAGGCTGGAGAAGCCGGAGGCGAGGGCGCAGAGGTGCTCCGCGTCGTCGCGGTCCAGGTCGGCGGAGGCCCCGAGCAGCAGCCCGTCCGCCGACAGCACCACCGCCTGGCGGGCGGCCGGCACCCGCTCCACCAGGTCGTCGAGCAACCAGCCGAGATCGGCGTTCTGCCGCGTCGTGTGCACCACTAGGCGTCCCTCTCAGTTGCGGTCGGGGGTTGCGGAGCCGGCGACGGCTCCGGCGGGGAGGGCTCGGTGGGCCGGTCCGGCGCCGGACCGGTGGCTCCGGCCGCCCGGTCGGGGGCCGGCGGGACGGGCCCGGCGGGGTCGGCGCCGCTCTCGGCGGCCCGGAGGCCGTCCCGGCGACCACGGGCGGTGCCCGCCTGGAGCGCGGCCATGGCCCGGCGTACCTCCTCGGGCGAGCGCGGCGCGGCGTCCGCGACGGCCGCCCGGGGCCGGTTGGCCGGTCCCCGACGGCGGACCCGACGCGGCAACCCGTCGCCGTCGGCCGGGTTCTCCACCGCGGAGGTGCGCCCGGCGGAGAGCGGCACCACCGCCGAGTCGGCCCGCTCCCGGCCGGGCCGGGCGGTCCGCGGCCGGGGCACCGTGGCCAGCCGGGTGACCTTGGCCATCCGCCGGTCGTCGGGCGTCGCGCCCCCGGCCGGCGCGGCCGGGGCCAGCGCCGGCTCCGCGGTGACCAGGTCCGCCGGGACGAGCACCACGGCGACGGTCCCGGCGGGGGTGCCGACCCGCAACTCGACCCGGACGCCGTGCCGGGCGGCGAGCCGGGCCACCACGAAGTGGCCCAGCCGGGCGCTGTCGGCCGGGTCGAACTCGGGCGACCGGGACAGCCTGCGGTTCGCCTCGGTGAGGGCCTGCGGCGACATGCCCAGCCCCCGGTCGGTGATCTCGATGGCGTACCCGCCGGGCACGGTCCGCCCGGTCACGTCCACCCGGCTGCCCGGCGGGGAGAAGGCGGTGGCGTTCTCGATCAGCTCGGCGAGCAGGTGGATCACGTCACCGACGGCCCGGCCGAGCAGCCCGGCCGGCTGCACGTCCCCCACGTCCACCCGGTCGTACGACTCGACCTCGGAGATCGCGCCCCGGATGACGTCGACGGCCGCGACCGGGTTGCGCCAGCCCCGCCCGGGGGCGGCCCCGGCGAGGATGACCAGGTCCTCGGCGTGCCGCCGGAGCCGGGTGGCCAGGTGGTCGACCTGGAAGAGGCCGGCCAGTTCGTCCGGGTCCTCGGTCTGCCGCTCCAGCCGGTCCAGCAGCGCGAGCTGCCGGTGCACCAGGCCCTGGCTGCGCCGCGCGATGTTGAGGAAGACCTCGTTGAGCCCGCGGCGCAGCGTCACCTCGTCGACGGCGGACTGCAGGGCGGTCCGGCGTACCTCGTTGAAGGCCCGGCCGACCTCGCCGATCTCGTCGCCGCCGTGGTCCAGCTCGGGGGCCTCCTTGGCGACGTCCACCACCTCGCCGCGGCGCAGCCGGGCGACCACGTCGGGCAGCCGGTCCTCGGCCATCTCCAGCGCGGCGGTCCGCACGCCGGTGAGCCGGCGGGCCAGCGAGCGGCCGACCCGGAGCGCGACCAGCACGCAGACCACGATGGCCAGCAGGCCGAGCACCCCCGCGGCGGCGAGCCGGACCAGGATGCCCACCGCCAT
This genomic window contains:
- a CDS encoding DUF742 domain-containing protein — encoded protein: MRAEPPGPQHEWLDAAAGPVVRPYTLTGGRVRPAASFDLVAFVLAAATADATGVPGLQPEHRRLVELARRPVAVADLAADLDLAVGVVRVLLGDLLDRGLVAVHQPPTAAFLPDDNILKAVVSGLRAL
- a CDS encoding roadblock/LC7 domain-containing protein, producing MVHTTRQNADLGWLLDDLVERVPAARQAVVLSADGLLLGASADLDRDDAEHLCALASGFSSLARGATRHLAGGAVRQTVVEMESAYLFVTAAGQGACLAVVSEADADIGLVAYEMAMLVIRVGENLSTPARTAAGTGHAG
- a CDS encoding sensor histidine kinase, translated to MNTRDWPIRAKLTALVIGPVTALLALWIFATTLTFGPALDLLAARTYLYDLGRPGETVVAELQQERRLSVVQLAGESTLPALAEQRGRTDRAIAELRRRVNGDDLRDAADELLDTRLDQLVSALDALPAGRGFIDARKLDRAGAIGLYSGMISSAFQAFSAMAAMPDHQLNREALALTALGRSRELLGQADALLAGALTAGRYADGEHEQLVRTIDNERFLAETAVADLPASERAGYQRLVESPDWVRLRALQDTLVRSRELPARLDVRAWETSRAGAWQSLRDFELRGADGLAERSVPMAVGILVRLAAAGVLGLLAIVVCVLVALRVGRSLARRLTGVRTAALEMAEDRLPDVVARLRRGEVVDVAKEAPELDHGGDEIGEVGRAFNEVRRTALQSAVDEVTLRRGLNEVFLNIARRSQGLVHRQLALLDRLERQTEDPDELAGLFQVDHLATRLRRHAEDLVILAGAAPGRGWRNPVAAVDVIRGAISEVESYDRVDVGDVQPAGLLGRAVGDVIHLLAELIENATAFSPPGSRVDVTGRTVPGGYAIEITDRGLGMSPQALTEANRRLSRSPEFDPADSARLGHFVVARLAARHGVRVELRVGTPAGTVAVVLVPADLVTAEPALAPAAPAGGATPDDRRMAKVTRLATVPRPRTARPGRERADSAVVPLSAGRTSAVENPADGDGLPRRVRRRGPANRPRAAVADAAPRSPEEVRRAMAALQAGTARGRRDGLRAAESGADPAGPVPPAPDRAAGATGPAPDRPTEPSPPEPSPAPQPPTATERDA
- a CDS encoding GTP-binding protein — translated: MDSVRFDREATSPRVPLALKILIAGGFGAGKTTLVSALSEVRPLQTEEVLTDAGIGTDDTSGVEQKTTTTVAMDFGRITINDDLQVYLFGTPGQDRFWFLWDELAFGALGAVVLADTRRLADCFPSIDYFEQRGIPFVVGVNCFDGSRRFSLEAVRDALDLDPEVPLVLCDARDRQSAKLVLISLVEHVARQRGEPVPVG